ATCATGAAGCCCTGGGAAATCCTCGCCCAAGCGCCTGCCCCTGACGGCGGCGAGTTCGTGCTGCACCACCGCGATGGCGAGTTCGTGATCCGCGTGCGCGGACAGGAGCTCATGTCCTCCCGCGTCCACGGCTCCGAAGAGGAGATGGCCCGGCTGGCCTCCGCGGCTCTCGGTGGCGTTCCGAATCCCCGTGTCCTCATCGGAGGCCTGGGGCTGGGCTACACGCTGCGCGCCACTCTGGATGCCTTGGGCCCAAGCGCTGAGGTCGTCGTCGCCGAGCTGGCCGCGGCCATCGTCGAATGGAACCGAGGGCCTCTGGCGCCCCTCGCGGGCCGCCCGCTGGAGGACCCTCGCGCCCGTGTGGAAGTTGCGGACGTCCGGCGCGTCATGCGCAGCGGTGCACCCTGGAACGCCATTCTGCTCGATGTGGACAATGGGCCCGCCGCGCTCACGCGCGCTTCCAATGCGAGCCTCTACGACGAGCCGGGGCTCACCACCGCCCACTCCGCCCTCG
The Hyalangium minutum DNA segment above includes these coding regions:
- a CDS encoding spermidine synthase, encoding MKPWEILAQAPAPDGGEFVLHHRDGEFVIRVRGQELMSSRVHGSEEEMARLASAALGGVPNPRVLIGGLGLGYTLRATLDALGPSAEVVVAELAAAIVEWNRGPLAPLAGRPLEDPRARVEVADVRRVMRSGAPWNAILLDVDNGPAALTRASNASLYDEPGLTTAHSALAPKGVLVVWSAGPDERFTSRLAQVGFSAETHQVRAGKGRGTRHTLFVARRRK